AGGAGTGAAGGACCAACCAATGTGATATGTTAGATGGTGGTTTACCAAAGAAGCGCATATCATAGGGGTAGCAGAACATGTAAGAGAGACGAATGCAGGATTGTCTGAATAGCCATGCGAGTAGAACTGAGACTAATCACATGGAACTGTCGGGGTTTGGGAATGGCCCGACAATTTGTGGGCTTATGGATGTACAGAAGCAGGAGGCGGACCCCAATGTCTTGTTTATTTAGGAGACAAAGATGGCGAGGAGCAAGATGGAATGGCTGAGATGGAAGCTTGGAATGCCACATATGGCAATGAAGGTGTCGTCGAAAGGGAAAAGGGTTGGTTATGTTCTGCAAGAGAGATAAACGTCAAGCTGCTAGACTTGTTATTGAGTTTCTAATAACATAGTACAAAGGCACCCTAGAGGTGCTTGTACTAGAAGGATATGAACTTCGGGCTACCTCAAAATGCTCTTCTTTTTGCGTCAAATCCCAACATCTTCATTATGTCGATTTGAAAGCCATCAATTTAACATCCGCATGCAGGAAGTCACACTACTAGAAAAAtggctatagatgatatggccactaatggcgcaaaaaaaatttattactaatggcgcaccgtggtatagtgcgtcattactagttgacatagtaatggcgcaccacacccaccgtgcgccattagtagttttgaaaaaaaaaattgttagtaatgccGAGCCCCACCTCCCCTCGCCCTGTCGCCccaaccacccgccgccgccgacgtcaCCCGCCACCGCCCCCTGGCCCCACCGCCCCTTGCCCCGGCGCCCCCACCACCCGCCACCGCCCCGGCGCCCCGTCGCCCGAACGGCGCCCCCCCTGgtgccccgccgcccccaccacctgccCGTCGGCCCCTGCGCCCGCGCCGCCCCCGGAGCCAGGCTCGCCGCGGGCCCCCTGCGTCTGcctcgcgcccccccccccccggagccaggcccgccgccgcccccggaGCCAAGCTCGCCGCGGGCCCCCTGCGTCCGCCTCGCGCCCCCCGGAGCcaggcccgccgccgcccctgcgccCGCGCCGCCCCCGGAGCCAGGCTCGCCGCGGGCCCCCTGCGTCCGCCTCGCACCCCCCCGGAGTCaggcccgccgccgctgccctaACCGCGGCCGTCCACCACCACCCCCTGCCCCCGGAGCCAAGGTGAGcatttttttgtttgtttctaCTGTTTTTCTTTGTTGTTTAGGTTTAATTAGGTTATTGATAGGTTTAGGTTAGTGGTTGGTTTAGGTTAGTGCTAGATTTAGGTTTAGataattagaagaagaagaaagttgaaaaaaaaagaagaagtagaagaagaggaaaaaggaaaaaaaaaaggaagaagaataagaagaaactTGAAAAACAGAACAAgaaaggaagaaggagaagaggaggaggaggaaggagaagaaagaaaaaggagaacaagaaaagaagagaggtggagaagaagaagatggaaaggaaaaggaaaaggaagaaTGCATCATTTTAGTAGGATGTAACAATCATTAGTCTTCGAGAAGAATGATATTAAATAACATAGTGGCCTGTGATGTATTTTCGTACCGAAAATGCATTTATGCTGCTATAATGTTGTATGATAATGTTGTAagggtactaattggtctcttctgctgcttatcagagatggggggaagcagccaccgccgctctgcctcaccggagtacgagttggatgctttcaagttcttcagtatcatacttgggacttcagtatcagccacgaggcaggtatataaaacgagagatctccccttcacccatctcattatgataactctgttgtttgctacatcactccttgtcccaaattgcagaggttgcctgacacttttatgaacatgctgggtgaagatccgccagataatgtgaagctccgacaggccggcagcggggttcACAGGCTGTGGGACATGGAGTTGGTGatcgaggagggccacatgtacctgtgccgtggctgggagaagttctacagtgcctacgacctgcggaccgggtactttcttctcttcaggtacgacgatgacgccacaatgctcatcgtgaaggttttcaaCAGGACTATGTGTTGCATGCGCTACACCGACGACGAAGATGCCAgtgcgttctgcctcttcttattcctctacatttggctttgtctcacatcgattgttaacggtcattgttgcatttggacaggcaatgggagcagcagcagcgacactggctacagccaaagcagcagtgattatggctgtagcaaaagcaacagagattctggctttagcgaaagcagcagcgattctgacagcagcaaagacagcaagaaggatgatccggactggagtgggggagaagaggagcagagtggggatgaggagctgcaggatgacgatgggcatcaggctgaggatgacctagcgctggtggtggctggccatgggcaagagatggtggtggctgaccatgggcaagagatggtggtggctgaccatgggcaagagatggtggtggctgaggatgacctagcgatggtcgtgcccgtcctgcctgaaggtggcctcgcgatggtggtggtgcctgacaatgaccacgcaccggtggtggcgccggcgatcccacagctgggcgacatgaccacgccaattgtggtagaagactacatcccacagctgcctccaccgcctcgccgctcttggcgcatcaggctgaggaaggagaaggagaagaacaatgagaactgaactatgtcaggtatgtcagatctccaaaatgatatatatatatatatatatacttagttacctatgttatctctaatatgcttagtttcctataggttagctccaaaattacttatgttagcacaaaatgatcaagtttacataataagcttatagtcttcttcttattcttcttcttttccaaaatgacatatgttagcttcattttacctaagttagcacaaaatgatcaagtttacataataagcttatagtcttcttcttattcttcttattcttcttcttattcttcttctagtattcttctagtgttcttcttcttctagtattcttctagtcttcttcttcttctcttcttcttcttcttcttctaacttcttgtttatcattttgcagatttgatttaattcacggaagcttgcatggatggagtgcttcttttccatttgtgtttttattttgtatcaatgtgaaacttttgtgaattgatggataacggtgttggatgaacaatgtgaaacttttgtaatatgtaacgatggaactatgtgttggctatgtatgtatatatgatgaaacttgtgtgttggatatgattgttatatggatgcttgttgtatatatatgtgttggatatctcatatgtgaaatagtgacctgagattaagaaaaaacgattttttttaaaaaaaaattattactaatggcgcacttctatgtggtgcgccattagtataccagatactaatggcgcaccgtgggctatactaatggcgcaccacaggtgcgccattagaaaaaaaatctaatggcgtggtgctagtggcgcacctgtagtgcacCATTAGTAGCGAAAACAGGTGCCCACTAgcagcccttttcctagtagtgtcaagGGAAAAGGTTTCCTACTAGTATCTATGGACATAGCAAGTAGAGGGTTTGACCTTCCGCAGACCAGCCatattagggcatctccagcgctgacCTGCAAATTTGCTTGGAATCTGTTCATGGACAGGGGATCAGTCTACGGACACTGATGACGGAGGCCGCCATCTAACACTAGCCGTATACATTCCAACAACTATTTGAACTAATCGGACGACATTCGTGCAAACACGGCCGATTTCATATAAACCGGAAGAAATTCATTATATTTCTATCATTTTTTAACTAAAACTATACCAAACTGAGGTAAAAGTTGTAAAACTAGTCTACGGCCGGTGCCGGCGGATATCCATTCCCACGACAAGGATACCCTTGACTAGTCTATGGCCGGCCGTGACAGGTCTCCATTGTCTTCCCCATGTCTGGTATCTCGCTCATCGGACTGCCGTGAGCCCcagaggtatatgcttcagcgcaaaagGAAGCTCGCTTCCTCATCTTCGGTGGCGCCGCTTATCGTAGTGGAACCGCCCGGATgtgcttcaaccggagggtaagGGGACGACGGTAGCCTGTGACCGGGAAAGACACAGGTTGTGTGCGCCGGCATCACCGAGGCGGCgaccttcatgggacccaagcggcggcggcctcccatgttctacttctcctcgatgatggcgacTAGTGCGGACGTGCTGGTCACCGTTTCATCGATCTTCGTGAAGCTGAATTCTTTCTCCGTCGGTAGGGCGCGTTACGTGTTCGTTGACGGTGGATGGCGTGGacggaggcacgggaggagcaGTATGACACGGCTTCGTCGACGGTAGCTACAATGCCCGTGCCATCGTGTTCCCCCACGTGCCGCCCTGGAGCAACTTGCCGCTCCTCGGCGAGCTGGCTTGGAGCCGTGAGTTGCTGAACGACGCACCAGCTTGGTGGATGCCATGGAGATTTTGGAAAAAAATGGTGCAAGGAGGAGATGGGAGCGGGGTGTGGTGCGATTTTTGCCCGGCGTCTGGCATGGTTTAAATAGTGGGCGGACGGCCGAAGCCAACTGGCATTATGTTTAATGACGGGCGGCTCGTGAACGGACGTGAGGCCAGAGTAGGTTTCTCGGCACATGCGCGGGTTTACTAGAGGAAGGCTGGAAGCCTGCGGCCATTTGCGGCCATTTGAATGCgtcgaggaggcgtgttcagccgggcgtgcagtgggcggcgctctctcggccgttgCGCTGCTTCAATGCCGGcagtgagaggtcgtgtccgTCCTGTGACGGCGTCAATACGTAGCGGCCGCTCTCCGATGACACAAATGCGGGCAGCTAGCGCTGGGCGAGAACGCGCGCGGGCGCATGTGGGTGTTTCAGGTGGGCCAGGGCGGCTAGGAGTGGGCATGGCAGCGGTCCGTACGCCCGCAAAGCCCCCCTACTTTGTCTCCGGTTTGCGGGAAAAAGTACGCCCGGACCGCCCCGTGGACAGATACATGCCCGCGTTGGAGGGCACAACACGTCTGGCCTAGACGTATGCGGGAGGCTTGAAGGTccgcgttggagatgcccttacaaCTTCGACCATCCTAAGACAGCGACCGACTACTTCCACCGTGTTGAAAAATATGCACTAGAGATAATAATAAATGTTATTATTTATTTATAAATTTGTAATTAATGTTTATTTTCTGTGCTATAGTTGCattggttctcgagtctgcataTAAACGAGATTCGGACAAAATCCCATTCGCATGAGTGGAATAATAAACACCAAGTAGATACCTAGTCTCTTTTCTAAGACTAGCTCATATGTTGTTGAGGATCTTATTTTCCTGATTATGGCCATTCTTAAAGTAATACCGAAAAAGCATTCTTAAAGTAATAAGGATGCCAACAATAATGAAACACATTGTTGGCAGAACATGGACATACCCAACTAAATGATATACTTCGAGATCTGATCGTCACAATGTTATAAGTATTTTTATGCAAGTGGTAACGATATGTTCAATTCACAGACTATGAGAGTATCGAGTACTTCCGGAACCTCTCCCTcaacccctctccccctccccctctctcGCCCGCCCTCCCTCTCACTCATGCGCAcccacacaaacacacacagagaTACCGGCCAGCAGAGAGATTGTGAGAGAAAATTCTCGCGGTTAGGAGGTTGTAAGGAATCTGTACCAACGCTACACCAACACATCTTCCGCTGTACTCTTGGGAGTTTGATTCATAGGGCGGttctttttgttttctactatgtttcccaacacgCCATGCCGGAAGAACAGGAGAGAACCGTTCAGTCATGTCATTCTCCAAGTCGGAGTGCAGCGTGACGATTCTCATCATGGAGGAGCAGTTCGTGTTACAAAGCTTCCACAACGAGCTCAAGTTCCACTCTCAGCAGCTGTCCTTGGAGTAAATGTTCACTTTCAACTTGTAAATAGTTCTGTCAGTATGTACTATGTAGTGCTTATTACATATATATAGTTCCAGATCTACTTTGTGTAAGGATATGTGTATTTGAATACAGAAAATCACAAAGATGCCACATTCTATTCGTAGTTCCACTCATCCATAAGTTATGTTATTGACAGGAAAGAGCGAAACCATCATTCCAGTGGCGATGCAAACAATAACAACTTCACAAATACCATGCTCTAGCACAATGGAAGTTGCCTAGATGCTCCATAAGCCATAGTTCGGGGATGGCGCCTGGTGCATCATGAAGTGGACTATGGTTGGCACTGATGGCAAGTAATAGGTTTGAGAGGCTTCTTAAGCACAGCAGAATCGCAGGCGACGATCTTCACTTTGTGGAGGACTGTTTCGATATCCTCGTTCTTGAACGTCACGTCTCTCAAGATTAATGTCCAGACGTCATCGCAGTTCCTGTACGTGCGCAGATTGCCGCGCTGTCAAGACAAGAGGAAAACAATCATGTGAATGAAATCAATGTATGGATGGAGACATGACTACAGATTGCAATATTGTGAAGACAAAATATTCTGAAATTGACTGAAATACTAGCCAGTTGAACTATTTGAGTTAAGCTATTGCCATGTAGAAAAGTATAGCTTTCTGTTAGATGCATGCCAGAAACATGCAAAAAATGGTTGTTGTTTCCAGAATTGTTTCCCGGCTCGGATACAGAAAAGGAGGTCCCCTCTGCTTGCGTCGCTAATACAGTGGAACACATAAGTGTGTTCTCGGAAACTCGGGAAAAAAGATCAAATACTACTTGGAAACTATTGCGAGAAACTATCGTCACATGTCAAGTTATGAATGAAATCATCCAGTAGGTCCAGATATAAGTCAGGAACAGGAACAGGAAAGGAAATTAATCCACACACTTGCATGGCGCAGACAGTTTACCCTCTGATGAGCTAAGCAATTATTAACATGAGCACATATATAGttacattttttatttttcagaCCAAAGCAAAATGATCTCCTGGAACATGTGTTAACTTATCACCCAACTGAGGTTTAACAAACTGTCGTGATTTGGCTATCTAGCACACATGCAACGCAAGTTCAGGTATCTTTTTTCCGGAGAAGTATAAATCTGCTCCTCAATAAAGAAGTGGAAAATAACAAGCAGAGCAATTTATTTGATAATTAAGCACACAAGTCTCATACATAGCATCAAGCAGAAGACAAAAAAATGGTAGCTGATCTGCATTATCAGTAACAGGTAGCAACAGCAAGGTATTTCAGCATGCATGCATTATTccatcagtttgtctaattcacatccaGATGTTTTCTAAGGATGTCACATCTAACCTCCCAAAAATAACGCAGCAACAAGgaaaaaaaaatagaccacaaacataATGCATATCAGGTTAGAtcgatgtgacataactatgtcacatctagatgtgccatGGAAACAAACCTGTACATGACAATCACAGAGGTGAATGCATAGCACAAGAGAGTAGGCAATTTGGTTGGTACCTTGAAGAAGACCCTGCTCTTGACATGCTTATCCAGCGCGTGTCCCATGGACTGAAACAACAACAAAACCAGGATCAAAACATCCGGCATGCATGCAGTTTATTGCAGGACATGCTGCAGATTGTTAAGTTTATTGCAGGagcagcaagggggagggaggggACCTTGTCGAACTGCAGGAGGACGGTGATGGCGAGGTCGGGGCTGAGCACGCCGCTGCTCACCATCTCGTCCAGCGTCTCGGTGAGGGCGTAGCCGATCTCCGACTGCCGGTACATCTCGAACGCCTCCGTCGCCATCCCTCCTCCCCTGAACCCTGTCCCTGTTGGTCAATCAACACTAAGCGTCAGAGTTGAGAACAGCACCGGTGCAGCTTCAGCAAGACGCGAACGCGACGCGCTGCAGCAAGCGCAACCCAGCTGCGCCGGCCGCCCTGCCCCCGTCCATACGTCCAGCCCAAGAGGAAACCCTAGACGTCCGCACCGAATCAATCAACCCCCGCTGCTCCCGGCTACCAAAGCCCCCATCCCGAAAGCAACGGCGAAGAAAGGCGGGTTGGGTTGGGCGCGCTCTTACCGGCCGGCGGCGGGGTGGTCGATCGGCTGCGGGCGCGCTGGTACCGGCCGGCGAGGCCTTGGAGCTTGCTTGCCGGTGAGGTCCGGGAGGGATCGCGCGGGGAGGAGGAGCGGCGGAATTCGAATCTGGGTGCTTATATAGGGACGGGGGGAGAGGAGGAAGCGGCCGGGCGAAGGTATATATAGCCCGGACCGGAGGCGGGCGGGGTACGTCGGTTCTCCGGATTAATTCCCGTTTTGCCCCTGCTCGCCTAGTCACGCTGGTCACGGCCTCGTGGGCAGTTTCGACCCATAATATTCCCACTTGTTTTTTCGTTGTTGCAAAACATAGCTTTACCATTGTATCGGAAACGGACGGCTTAGATCGATCATGGCGCAACTTTACCAGGGATATGGAGTACATCAATCCGATTCCACCCCCACCCCTGCACGCACCGCACCTTTTAGGCAGTGACGGAGGCAGGCTTGCTGAAATCTTAATGTTGAGGGGGGCCGGCTATAGAATTTCTTTTCGAAAAAAGCATACAGTTCACCTGCTTTGAACAagcaa
The Aegilops tauschii subsp. strangulata cultivar AL8/78 chromosome 3, Aet v6.0, whole genome shotgun sequence genome window above contains:
- the LOC109766873 gene encoding transcription initiation factor IIA subunit 2-like; protein product: MATEAFEMYRQSEIGYALTETLDEMVSSGVLSPDLAITVLLQFDKSMGHALDKHVKSRVFFKRGNLRTYRNCDDVWTLILRDVTFKNEDIETVLHKVKIVACDSAVLKKPLKPITCHQCQP